A DNA window from Synergistaceae bacterium contains the following coding sequences:
- the rpmG gene encoding 50S ribosomal protein L33 has protein sequence MADIIGLTCTQCKRRNYTTTVNKKKQAKKLELKKYCKWCNASTLHKESK, from the coding sequence ATGGCAGACATCATCGGACTCACCTGCACACAGTGCAAGAGACGCAACTACACAACAACAGTCAACAAAAAGAAGCAGGCAAAGAAACTTGAGCTGAAGAAATACTGCAAGTGGTGCAACGCTTCAACGCTCCATAAGGAATCA
- a CDS encoding PBP1A family penicillin-binding protein translates to MNERYGPRHSRGNNDINYRIDLDEMLLRNRQHQQRIRQEQEYESQHPHNHSPKPHKRKHVSIMKIILMTILLVILLATGALSAGVAWYVVKLSEDLPSMVELANPRSSLPSIMYDRNGEVIARLFIENRTPLELHEMSPNIIRAVLAAEDSAFYQHGGIRIGSILRALWTDIVEGGKVQGASTITQQLARNLFLTHEKSITRKAKEIIIAMRLEKLFPKDKILELYLNTINFGRGAWGVETAARTYFDKSARDLDVAQSAILAGLIANPGRYNPQSSISNAKARQNYVLGRMETLGWITPEQRQAAYDEELQFRSRSNKIEEYNMAPYFVSHLLFNDLLPKYGKDEVYSGGMEIYTTLDLKLQEKAREAINGLNKNVMGALVCIESETGEVLALVGGKDFKESKFNRATQAVRQPGSSFKPIVYAAAMEEDVMPSDHFLDAPITFKQKGGKGKGWSPHNSGGGYSGEVTLQRALVGSYNTVAVRVAAYIGTDAIVKMARNMGIETKYLPNDLSVALGSASLTPLEMAVAFNCFNNGGKRIVPLMIREIKDRDGNVLEKRQTAESQAMRPETAYALRSMMQDAVRSGTGKPAAIKDINTFGKTGTSNDFIDAWFCGGVPGLTTVVYVGRDDHKSMGRRAFGGTMAAPVWKKFMTYAAEEQNTPANFPAPPDWVEVDKVSICRATGYRARGGCQAVPLFFPKGRSPTASCPVHGGSYRAADNDPRGPRLFLVEQDDTYLARSYSEPRESGSKKSSQQESSQAKASQQVSAHTNAAVPRPSAPAPKRSEPQLSEVEQRYRQLLKQYGLE, encoded by the coding sequence ATGAATGAGAGATACGGCCCGCGGCATTCACGCGGGAACAACGATATAAATTACCGCATTGACCTTGACGAAATGCTCCTCAGAAACCGACAGCATCAGCAGAGAATTAGACAGGAGCAGGAATATGAGTCCCAGCACCCGCATAATCATTCCCCGAAACCGCACAAGAGAAAACATGTCTCAATCATGAAGATTATACTGATGACTATACTTCTTGTGATACTTCTTGCGACAGGGGCATTAAGCGCGGGAGTCGCTTGGTATGTCGTGAAATTGTCCGAGGATCTTCCCAGCATGGTAGAGCTTGCCAACCCCCGTAGCAGTCTTCCTTCTATCATGTATGACAGGAACGGGGAAGTTATAGCGCGTCTCTTCATCGAGAACAGGACACCGCTAGAGCTTCATGAGATGTCCCCGAACATAATACGGGCTGTGCTTGCGGCGGAGGACTCAGCGTTCTACCAGCACGGCGGAATACGAATAGGATCTATACTGCGTGCGCTGTGGACAGACATTGTAGAGGGCGGAAAAGTACAAGGGGCAAGCACAATCACACAGCAGTTAGCGCGGAACTTGTTTTTGACACATGAGAAGAGCATAACCCGTAAGGCCAAAGAGATAATTATCGCGATGAGGCTCGAAAAATTATTCCCGAAAGACAAAATACTAGAGCTGTATTTGAACACGATAAATTTCGGGCGCGGGGCATGGGGAGTCGAGACAGCCGCCCGGACATATTTCGACAAGTCAGCAAGAGATTTAGACGTGGCGCAGTCGGCAATACTCGCGGGACTCATCGCCAACCCCGGACGCTACAATCCGCAGTCAAGCATAAGCAACGCAAAAGCCCGGCAGAATTATGTTCTCGGACGTATGGAGACTCTCGGATGGATTACGCCCGAACAGAGGCAGGCAGCATACGATGAGGAATTGCAGTTCCGCAGCCGCTCCAACAAGATTGAAGAGTACAACATGGCACCCTATTTCGTTTCTCACCTTCTGTTTAATGACCTTCTCCCGAAATACGGAAAGGATGAAGTTTACAGCGGTGGAATGGAAATCTACACGACTCTTGACCTCAAATTGCAGGAAAAAGCAAGGGAGGCAATAAACGGCCTCAACAAAAATGTAATGGGCGCACTTGTCTGCATTGAGTCAGAAACAGGCGAGGTATTAGCCCTTGTCGGAGGCAAAGACTTCAAGGAGAGCAAATTCAACCGTGCGACTCAGGCAGTCCGTCAGCCCGGCTCCAGCTTCAAGCCGATTGTTTACGCCGCAGCAATGGAAGAAGACGTAATGCCCAGCGATCACTTTCTCGATGCTCCGATAACGTTCAAGCAGAAGGGCGGAAAGGGCAAGGGATGGTCTCCGCACAATTCCGGCGGGGGGTATTCGGGCGAGGTTACATTACAGCGGGCGTTAGTCGGCTCATACAACACTGTTGCAGTGAGAGTCGCGGCATATATCGGAACGGACGCAATCGTGAAGATGGCGCGTAATATGGGAATTGAGACAAAATATCTCCCTAATGATTTATCGGTCGCGCTCGGCTCTGCGAGTCTGACTCCGCTTGAGATGGCTGTGGCGTTCAACTGCTTCAACAACGGCGGGAAAAGAATCGTCCCCCTGATGATTCGCGAAATCAAAGACCGGGACGGCAATGTGTTAGAGAAACGGCAGACGGCAGAGTCCCAGGCGATGAGGCCGGAGACGGCATACGCTCTGCGCTCTATGATGCAGGACGCAGTGAGGTCAGGGACAGGAAAGCCCGCGGCAATCAAGGACATCAACACATTCGGCAAGACAGGAACGTCAAATGATTTCATTGACGCATGGTTCTGCGGAGGCGTTCCCGGGCTGACAACGGTTGTTTATGTCGGGCGCGATGATCACAAGTCGATGGGTCGCCGCGCTTTCGGCGGGACAATGGCCGCTCCTGTGTGGAAAAAGTTTATGACGTATGCCGCTGAAGAGCAGAATACCCCGGCGAATTTCCCGGCTCCGCCTGACTGGGTAGAGGTCGACAAGGTATCAATCTGCCGTGCTACTGGCTACCGTGCGCGGGGAGGGTGTCAGGCTGTCCCGCTGTTTTTCCCGAAAGGAAGAAGCCCTACTGCCTCATGCCCCGTTCACGGAGGGAGCTACAGAGCCGCCGACAATGATCCGAGAGGCCCGCGGCTTTTCCTCGTTGAGCAGGATGATACGTATCTTGCGCGTTCGTACTCAGAGCCGAGAGAGTCAGGAAGCAAGAAATCATCACAGCAGGAGTCCTCACAGGCAAAAGCCTCCCAGCAGGTCAGCGCACACACAAATGCCGCTGTGCCGAGACCGTCAGCACCTGCCCCGAAACGGAGCGAGCCACAGCTGAGCGAGGTTGAGCAGCGTTACCGGCAGTTGCTGAAACAATACGGCTTGGAGTAA
- the glpX gene encoding class II fructose-bisphosphatase translates to MFAQDKNLAMELVRSAEAAVMASGRWFGLGDKNEVDRAAVEAMRYVLHGVDMKGVVVIGEGEKDEAPMLFNGEEVGTGEGPEVDIAVDPIDGTRLMAQGQDGAISVIAAAPRGSMFSPDNLFYLNKIVTGPEAAGYIDIQAPIEFNVRIVAKAKGKKIEETTVVMLDRPRNAEILKKVRAMGARVRLIGDGDVAGALMTSLPGHETADILLGIGGSPEAVITACAMKCLDANMQCQPYFRNDDDEAKARERGLTRDTVLTIDDLVKGDNVFFAAAGGSDGDLLRGVHYHGAHIETNSLCMRSSSGTIRFISATHSQKKLEEMGGNIAYDPSVKEELGL, encoded by the coding sequence TTGTTCGCGCAGGACAAGAATCTTGCTATGGAGTTAGTCAGGTCAGCAGAGGCCGCTGTCATGGCATCGGGTCGCTGGTTCGGACTCGGCGACAAAAACGAGGTTGACCGCGCCGCAGTAGAGGCTATGCGCTACGTTTTGCACGGTGTTGACATGAAGGGCGTTGTAGTCATCGGCGAGGGCGAAAAGGACGAGGCTCCCATGCTCTTTAACGGCGAGGAAGTCGGCACAGGTGAAGGCCCTGAAGTCGATATAGCTGTTGACCCTATAGACGGCACAAGGCTTATGGCGCAGGGGCAGGACGGTGCAATAAGCGTAATCGCCGCAGCTCCGAGAGGCTCAATGTTCAGCCCGGATAATCTCTTCTACCTCAACAAAATTGTTACTGGCCCGGAAGCAGCAGGGTATATCGACATTCAAGCCCCTATAGAGTTTAACGTCCGAATAGTCGCAAAGGCAAAAGGCAAAAAGATAGAGGAGACCACCGTTGTAATGCTTGACCGTCCGAGAAACGCCGAAATCCTCAAAAAGGTTCGGGCAATGGGTGCGCGGGTCAGGCTAATCGGGGACGGAGATGTAGCAGGCGCATTGATGACGAGTCTCCCCGGCCATGAAACAGCAGATATACTTCTCGGCATTGGCGGATCTCCCGAAGCCGTAATCACTGCCTGCGCTATGAAGTGTCTTGACGCTAACATGCAGTGCCAGCCGTATTTCAGGAATGACGATGACGAAGCGAAAGCTAGGGAGCGCGGACTAACACGCGATACAGTTCTGACGATTGACGACCTCGTGAAGGGGGACAATGTATTTTTCGCGGCGGCGGGAGGGTCTGACGGTGATTTACTGCGCGGGGTTCACTATCACGGGGCGCATATTGAGACTAACTCGCTTTGCATGAGGAGCAGCTCAGGGACAATCAGATTCATATCCGCGACACATTCACAGAAAAAACTTGAGGAAATGGGCGGGAATATCGCCTATGACCCGTCAGTAAAAGAGGAGCTTGGACTGTAA
- a CDS encoding DedA family protein, with protein sequence MHIISALTSWLVDTIGSMGYTGIISLMFLESSFFPFPSEVVMPPAGYLAWKGEMSLSLVLISGIAGSLLGALFNYWLAVKLGRPFLLKYGKYFFISPESIDKADKFFSKHGHVSTLVGRLLPVIRQYISLPAGIARMPMKTFMLFTTIGAGAWVVVLTFAGYLLGEHQDMLKEYLHVITLACVGLAVIIAGGYILYLRRRRKS encoded by the coding sequence ATGCACATAATCAGCGCGCTTACCTCGTGGCTTGTCGACACAATCGGCAGTATGGGCTACACCGGCATAATATCGCTAATGTTCCTCGAATCGTCGTTCTTCCCTTTTCCCAGTGAAGTTGTCATGCCTCCTGCGGGCTATCTCGCGTGGAAGGGGGAAATGTCTTTGTCCCTCGTGCTGATTTCCGGCATTGCCGGGAGCTTGCTGGGTGCGCTGTTCAATTACTGGCTGGCGGTGAAATTAGGCCGTCCGTTTCTGCTGAAGTACGGAAAATATTTCTTCATATCCCCCGAATCAATCGACAAAGCCGACAAATTTTTCTCCAAGCACGGCCATGTAAGCACCCTTGTAGGCAGACTACTTCCCGTAATACGTCAATATATTTCCCTTCCTGCCGGAATTGCGCGTATGCCAATGAAAACGTTTATGCTCTTCACGACAATAGGCGCGGGGGCGTGGGTTGTTGTGCTGACGTTCGCGGGCTACCTTCTCGGAGAACATCAAGACATGCTGAAAGAATATCTCCATGTCATAACGCTTGCATGTGTCGGACTCGCTGTGATTATCGCGGGAGGCTACATCCTCTATCTCAGGAGACGGCGGAAATCATGA